In Sphingopyxis macrogoltabida, the sequence ATCCTTGGCGACGGTATAGACTCGCGTCGACACCCGCGCGCCGCCCTTCCCCAATGTCATGACCAATGTGTCCGGCGCCGGTTGGCGCAAGGCAACACTGTCGATGAAATCCATGTTGCCGGTGATCGGCACGGGGACGCCATCAAGGGCGGCCGTCGATTCCGAATGTCTGATGGAGCCGTCCGGCGCGACGATTTCGACGCGCGTTGTCCATTTGCCATCTTGCGATGCGCGGAACGTCATCGTCACCCGTTGCGGCCGTTCTTTCTCCGGCATGAGCGATGCGTCGAGCGACCAGCTTCCGACGAGCGGCAACTGACTGGATGCGGCGCTGTAAACGGCGTTCGACGTTCCGGCCTGATCGGCGGAGGGCGCCGCTGCGACCATCAATCCAGCGGCAGCGATGGGTATTGCGAAGAGCATGGCGATCATTCCTTTCGAACCGCGAACCCCCATGGTTGCGGTGTGCGCCACGTCCTTCACGGTGGAGCGCGGTCTCGAAAGATCGATATTTTCGTCACAAGTTTTCTGGAGGTCGAGAAGGCGCGCCAATTCGCGGCTGCTGCCGACACCCGTCTTGCGGCGGGCGGAGCGCAAACGTTCATTAATCGACGTTTCCGAGCGGCCTAGCCGCGCTGCGATGGTCTTTACCGTATGCCCCGCGACCAACAGGCGCAGAACTTCCATTTCCCGGTCGGTGAGGAAGGCAGAAACACCGGAAGCGGGTTCATCGGCAGACATGTCTTTTGCTCACCACAGCCTCGCGAACAGGTCCATCCCAATTTATTTGGGAAACGGCAGCGGAGCCAGAGCATTGAGAGAGCGGCGGGATTCGACGCGCCCGCCCGCGTCCGCAAATGCCTGCGACGTCGGCCG encodes:
- a CDS encoding helix-turn-helix domain-containing protein, with the protein product MSADEPASGVSAFLTDREMEVLRLLVAGHTVKTIAARLGRSETSINERLRSARRKTGVGSSRELARLLDLQKTCDENIDLSRPRSTVKDVAHTATMGVRGSKGMIAMLFAIPIAAAGLMVAAAPSADQAGTSNAVYSAASSQLPLVGSWSLDASLMPEKERPQRVTMTFRASQDGKWTTRVEIVAPDGSIRHSESTAALDGVPVPITGNMDFIDSVALRQPAPDTLVMTLGKGGARVSTRVYTVAKDLKSMTETIVWSSDNRQKLETTHFNRIG